Proteins encoded by one window of Pseudonocardia sp. HH130629-09:
- a CDS encoding ATP-binding cassette domain-containing protein has product MRRAVLLPGGLLLGLLVALPLAGPWAGRDPLRVVAAPWSPPRPGLPWGADVLGRDVLARVLAGGTGPVTTALVAALLATAIGTAGGLWVGWTGGRRAWVATALSDVLVAVPLLLLVLVAAVTVPGPAAVVLGTVVGGAPLTVRIVADATARARTAGHVEAALVHGERPVAVLLREVLPAHAPLVAADLAGRAVLALQLAAATSVLGFGPPPPAPDWAVMLRENLPGLTVNPAAVLAPAVALGAAAIVPAVVSLWLVPAGTGTTRVPGGPVPPGPGLTVRGLRVLDADGRVVLDGPDLDARPGEVVAVVGSSGSGKTTLLHAVLGTLPAGLRAVSGGVDWDGAPLPRGRRWRRRTLGLLGQDPALHPLRDARAQVPVADPDAALRAVGLDPAAVGGLRPDRLSGGQARRVALARALTGDPALLVLDEPTAGLDPAATAVVTAVLRARGGVTLVVTHDPAVVAVADRVVRVGAPVPRPDPAGPSPSPTAAPVLQARRVSTAAPGAAADVDVNVRTGGLTVVTGPSGCGKTTLLRALAGLRPVTAGTLVLAGAATPWPVRGRTPGIVALVGQHPAHELNPARTAGAAVARPLRRLHGLSAADARAEAVRLLGTVGLPPEVARRRPSALSGGQRQRVALARALAVRPTVLLADEPTSALDAATAGAVLDLLDAARADGTAVLATTHDRALAERADHVVDLTPTNPDPVTGPRGTARCAPNPPPTRPTPGSRASPGART; this is encoded by the coding sequence GTGAGGCGCGCCGTGCTCCTGCCCGGCGGGCTGCTGCTCGGCCTGCTGGTCGCACTGCCGCTCGCGGGTCCGTGGGCCGGGCGCGACCCGCTGCGCGTCGTCGCCGCTCCGTGGTCCCCACCGCGCCCCGGCCTGCCGTGGGGCGCCGACGTCCTGGGCCGCGACGTGCTCGCCCGGGTGCTCGCCGGCGGTACCGGACCGGTCACGACGGCGCTCGTCGCCGCGCTGCTCGCCACGGCGATCGGCACCGCAGGGGGGCTGTGGGTGGGGTGGACCGGCGGGCGCCGCGCGTGGGTCGCCACCGCGCTGAGCGACGTGCTGGTCGCGGTGCCGTTGCTGCTGCTCGTCCTGGTCGCCGCGGTGACGGTGCCCGGGCCGGCCGCGGTGGTCCTCGGGACCGTCGTCGGCGGCGCGCCGCTCACCGTCCGGATCGTCGCCGACGCCACCGCCCGGGCCCGCACCGCGGGCCACGTCGAGGCGGCACTGGTCCACGGCGAACGCCCGGTCGCGGTGCTGCTGCGCGAGGTGCTGCCCGCGCACGCGCCCCTGGTCGCCGCCGACCTCGCCGGTCGCGCCGTGCTCGCGCTGCAGCTCGCCGCGGCCACCTCCGTGCTCGGGTTCGGCCCGCCGCCCCCGGCGCCGGACTGGGCGGTGATGCTGCGGGAGAATCTGCCAGGGCTGACGGTGAACCCGGCCGCGGTGCTCGCCCCGGCCGTCGCGCTCGGTGCGGCCGCGATCGTGCCGGCCGTCGTGTCGCTGTGGCTCGTGCCCGCCGGGACCGGCACGACCCGGGTTCCCGGCGGACCGGTGCCGCCCGGCCCCGGACTCACGGTGCGCGGGCTGCGCGTCCTCGACGCCGACGGGCGCGTGGTGCTCGACGGCCCGGACCTCGACGCGCGCCCCGGCGAGGTCGTCGCCGTCGTCGGCTCCTCGGGGAGCGGCAAGACCACGCTGCTGCACGCGGTCCTGGGCACCCTGCCGGCGGGCCTGCGCGCCGTCTCCGGCGGGGTCGACTGGGACGGCGCCCCGCTGCCCCGGGGACGCCGCTGGCGACGACGCACACTCGGGCTGCTCGGGCAGGACCCGGCGCTGCACCCGCTGCGCGACGCCCGGGCGCAGGTGCCCGTCGCCGACCCGGACGCGGCGCTGCGCGCGGTCGGCCTCGACCCGGCGGCCGTCGGGGGGCTGCGGCCCGACCGGCTCTCCGGGGGCCAGGCTCGCCGGGTCGCGCTCGCCAGGGCGCTGACCGGCGACCCCGCCCTGCTCGTGCTCGACGAGCCCACCGCGGGGCTCGACCCGGCGGCGACCGCCGTCGTCACCGCCGTGCTGCGGGCCCGCGGCGGCGTCACCCTCGTCGTCACCCACGACCCGGCCGTCGTCGCGGTCGCCGACCGGGTCGTGCGAGTGGGGGCGCCCGTGCCGCGGCCGGACCCGGCCGGGCCGTCGCCGTCGCCGACCGCGGCACCGGTCCTGCAGGCGCGACGGGTCAGCACGGCCGCCCCCGGCGCCGCCGCGGACGTGGACGTGAACGTGCGGACCGGCGGGCTGACCGTGGTCACCGGGCCGTCGGGCTGCGGCAAGACCACCCTGCTCCGGGCACTGGCGGGTCTGCGGCCGGTCACCGCGGGCACCTTGGTGCTGGCCGGCGCCGCCACGCCGTGGCCGGTACGCGGCCGCACCCCGGGCATCGTCGCGCTGGTCGGCCAGCACCCCGCCCACGAGCTCAACCCGGCCCGTACGGCCGGGGCCGCCGTCGCCCGCCCGCTGCGCCGGCTGCACGGGCTGTCCGCCGCCGACGCCCGCGCCGAGGCGGTCCGACTGCTGGGCACGGTCGGCCTGCCGCCCGAGGTCGCCCGACGGCGGCCGTCGGCACTGTCGGGCGGGCAGCGGCAACGGGTCGCACTGGCCAGGGCGCTGGCCGTGCGCCCCACGGTGCTGCTCGCCGACGAGCCCACCTCCGCGCTGGACGCGGCGACCGCCGGCGCCGTCCTCGACCTGCTCGACGCCGCCCGCGCCGACGGCACCGCCGTGCTCGCCACCACCCACGACCGCGCGCTCGCCGAGCGCGCCGACCACGTCGTCGACCTCACGCCCACCAACCCCGACCCCGTCACAGGACCGAGAGGAACCGCCCGGTGCGCACCGAACCCACCGCCGACCCGACCCACCCCTGGATCGCGCGCATCACCCGGGGCGAGGACCTGA
- a CDS encoding ABC transporter permease subunit codes for MTDVRPGDVRPGGVRPGRAPGRRRAVARAAVRAVLRAAGLLAGSAVVVSAATALLPADAVAVRAGGRADPAALAQMRAAAGLDRLWPARFLSWAGGLLTGDPGRSLVSGRPVADLVAARAGTTAVLVVAALVVAVPLAALLARRRGAVVTAIGSAVPPVVVAVGLATLLSGILRWVPPVSLLPPGEPAWTRPDLLVLPVLALALPSAAFAAGQLRGVVEDVVARPFVRDAVLRGVPGPVVALRYAGPFVAAPALRVLAVTAGSLVAGSTVVETLFGVAGLGELLVGAVATRDLPVVSAVALLAAAVVVAGMLVADLVAAAVDRR; via the coding sequence ATGACCGACGTCCGACCCGGCGATGTCCGGCCCGGCGGCGTCCGCCCCGGCAGGGCGCCGGGCCGCCGGCGGGCCGTGGCCCGTGCGGCGGTCCGTGCCGTCCTGCGGGCCGCCGGGTTGCTCGCCGGGTCCGCGGTGGTGGTCTCTGCCGCCACCGCGCTCCTGCCCGCCGACGCCGTCGCGGTCCGGGCGGGCGGCCGGGCCGACCCGGCCGCGCTCGCCCAGATGCGGGCCGCGGCCGGACTGGACCGGCTGTGGCCCGCCCGGTTCCTGAGCTGGGCCGGCGGCCTGCTCACCGGGGACCCCGGACGGTCGCTGGTCAGCGGCCGTCCGGTCGCCGATCTCGTCGCCGCACGGGCCGGGACCACCGCCGTGCTGGTGGTCGCGGCCCTGGTCGTGGCCGTGCCGCTCGCCGCGCTGCTCGCCCGCCGGCGCGGCGCCGTCGTCACCGCCATCGGCTCCGCGGTGCCGCCGGTCGTGGTCGCCGTCGGACTCGCGACGCTGCTGTCCGGAATCCTGCGCTGGGTCCCGCCGGTGTCGTTGCTGCCGCCCGGCGAGCCCGCGTGGACCCGGCCCGACCTGCTCGTCCTGCCCGTCCTCGCGCTCGCACTGCCCTCGGCCGCGTTCGCCGCGGGCCAGCTGCGCGGGGTCGTCGAGGACGTCGTGGCCCGGCCGTTCGTGCGCGACGCCGTGCTGCGCGGGGTCCCCGGTCCCGTCGTGGCACTGCGCTACGCCGGTCCGTTCGTCGCCGCCCCCGCGCTGCGCGTGCTCGCGGTGACCGCGGGCTCGCTGGTCGCGGGCAGCACCGTCGTCGAGACGCTGTTCGGGGTCGCCGGGCTCGGCGAGCTGCTCGTGGGCGCCGTCGCCACCCGCGACCTGCCGGTCGTCTCGGCGGTGGCGCTGCTCGCCGCGGCCGTGGTGGTCGCGGGGATGCTGGTCGCCGATCTCGTCGCCGCCGCGGTGGACCGCCGGTGA
- a CDS encoding ABC transporter substrate-binding protein has protein sequence MRRLLTAGLLACAVLAGCAGPAPTAAGPADTVRYVAPGSGGTAVDDPHGMLPAESDIVRMALTYDVLTVPGDDGSPQPRLATSWTPDPTLTRWTVRLRDDAVFSTGAKVRAADALFSLRRMASKSAENFGRMAMFDLAASRATDDTTLTLVTRAPYAEVGTALMGATFVVPEGSGDFTAGLVPGSGPFRPVRSDAQTTVFERNDSWWGPRPPSRVIEVRALADPQARAQAVLSGEADLAGSVPPTAADQGAAAGLTVVRKPGATMYPLVMRTDTAPFSDPRVREAVRLGVDRPQLLDAVFGGKGVLGNDLITPTDPSSPRDLPQTERDVPRARALMAQAGLAGGVDVTLHTTTAYPGMDTAATLLSQQLAEIGVRARIEVGPPDTYFSSVYGTEPFYVSFLGGIPFLDVVRVALTPGSPTNETAWADPSWNAQLAAALAEPDTAKRRAGLGALQTRLRDEGGYVVWGVGDRLDLAAPGVTGVSPAIGFGAGFLDRVHRDR, from the coding sequence ATGAGACGACTGCTCACCGCGGGCCTGCTGGCCTGCGCCGTCCTGGCCGGCTGCGCGGGCCCGGCTCCCACCGCCGCCGGTCCGGCCGACACGGTCCGCTACGTCGCACCCGGTTCCGGCGGGACGGCCGTGGACGACCCGCACGGGATGCTGCCCGCCGAGAGCGACATCGTGCGGATGGCGCTGACCTACGACGTGCTCACCGTCCCGGGCGACGACGGCTCCCCGCAGCCCCGGCTGGCGACGTCGTGGACCCCCGACCCCACGCTGACCCGCTGGACCGTCCGGCTGCGTGACGACGCCGTGTTCAGCACCGGTGCGAAGGTCCGCGCCGCGGACGCGTTGTTCTCGCTGCGCCGGATGGCGTCGAAGTCGGCGGAGAACTTCGGCCGGATGGCGATGTTCGACCTCGCCGCCTCGCGCGCCACCGACGACACCACCCTGACCCTGGTCACCCGCGCGCCCTACGCCGAGGTCGGGACCGCCCTGATGGGCGCGACCTTCGTGGTGCCCGAGGGCAGCGGTGACTTCACCGCGGGCCTCGTCCCGGGCTCCGGGCCGTTCCGGCCGGTGCGCTCCGACGCCCAGACCACCGTGTTCGAACGCAACGACTCCTGGTGGGGACCTCGCCCGCCGAGCCGGGTGATCGAGGTCCGCGCACTGGCGGACCCGCAGGCCCGGGCCCAGGCCGTGCTCTCCGGCGAGGCCGACCTCGCCGGCAGCGTCCCGCCCACGGCCGCCGACCAGGGCGCCGCCGCCGGACTCACCGTCGTCCGCAAACCGGGGGCGACGATGTACCCGCTGGTCATGCGCACCGACACCGCGCCCTTCTCCGACCCCCGAGTCCGCGAGGCGGTCCGGCTCGGCGTCGACCGGCCCCAGCTGCTCGACGCCGTGTTCGGCGGCAAGGGCGTGCTCGGCAACGACCTGATCACCCCCACCGACCCGAGCAGCCCGCGCGACCTCCCGCAGACCGAGCGCGACGTGCCCCGCGCCCGCGCGCTGATGGCACAGGCCGGCCTGGCCGGCGGTGTCGACGTCACGCTGCACACCACGACCGCCTACCCGGGCATGGACACCGCGGCGACGCTGCTGTCCCAGCAGCTCGCCGAGATCGGTGTGCGGGCGCGCATCGAGGTCGGCCCGCCGGACACCTACTTCAGCTCGGTCTACGGCACCGAGCCGTTCTACGTCAGCTTCCTCGGCGGCATTCCCTTCCTCGACGTCGTGCGGGTGGCGCTGACCCCCGGCTCACCGACCAACGAGACCGCCTGGGCCGACCCGTCGTGGAACGCCCAGCTCGCGGCGGCGCTGGCCGAGCCGGACACCGCGAAGCGCCGCGCCGGGCTCGGCGCCCTGCAGACCCGCCTGCGCGACGAGGGCGGCTACGTCGTGTGGGGCGTCGGCGACCGCCTCGACCTCGCCGCGCCCGGGGTGACCGGGGTGTCCCCGGCGATCGGGTTCGGCGCCGGCTTCCTCGACCGGGTGCACCGCGACCGATGA